From Nilaparvata lugens isolate BPH chromosome 7, ASM1435652v1, whole genome shotgun sequence, one genomic window encodes:
- the LOC111049277 gene encoding zinc finger MYM-type protein 1-like: MNVVEEVNENIQSPHLSVTEVEGMFKGLISILDDKRDGFEEFWKSCLKNKFSQVEEPVIPRKRRVPNRYENDGASSPHNFNTPKDYFKALYIEVCETVRSCIKERFESTGLSRLVAVEKEFLSVLVANEEGSSFEQSKDFFKNDLDVERLQIHLNMLADINRQNNLKMKSMRDVRKYLSQEPAIKKMLSEVVKVIKLLQVVPISSATAERSFSALRRLKTYLRSTMGQKRLNNLAVLHAHRDVLDEVHLSTVMNEFISSNELRRHTFSMV; this comes from the coding sequence ATGAACGTAGTAGAAGAAGTTAACGAAAACATTCAGAGCCCTCATCTAAGTGTAACTGAAGTGGAAGGCATGTTTAAAGGATTGATTAGCATTTTAGATGATAAGCGAGATGGCTTTGAGGAGTTTTGGAAGTCGTgcttaaaaaacaaattttcacaAGTAGAAGAGCCTGTGATTCCAAGGAAACGGCGCGTTCCAAATAGATATGAAAACGACGGAGCCAGCTCACCACATAACTTCAACACCCCAAAGGACTACTTCAAAGCTCTCTACATCGAGGTGTGTGAAACGGTGCGATCTTGCATCAAAGAACGCTTTGAGTCCACGGGCTTGTCGCGGCTCGTTGCGGTCGAAAAAGAGTTTTTGAGTGTGTTAGTGGCGAACGAAGAAGGTTCAAGTTTCGAACAGTcgaaagatttttttaaaaatgaccTGGATGTTGAAAGGTTGCAAATACATCTAAACATGTTAGCCGATATTAATaggcaaaataatttaaaaatgaaatcaatGCGTGATGTAAGGAAATATCTTTCACAAGAGCCAGCCATTAAAAAAATGCTGTCAGAAGTGGTTAAAGTGATCAAGCTTCTTCAAGTAGTGCCAATTTCGTCGGCAACGGCAGAACGCTCTTTTAGTGCACTCCGTCGACTGAAGACGTATCTGAGATCAACAATGGGACAGAAACGGCTGAACAATTTAGCAGTCCTTCACGCCCACCGTGATGTCCTGGACGAAGTTCACTTGAGCACGGTGATGAACGAGTTTATAAGCAGCAATGAACTCAGAAGGCATACTTTTTCAATGGTATAA